Proteins encoded together in one Macadamia integrifolia cultivar HAES 741 chromosome 8, SCU_Mint_v3, whole genome shotgun sequence window:
- the LOC122085610 gene encoding putative zinc transporter At3g08650: MALRFRNVLLFSVVFLVMYTCIVAEPEMEHKGRIRTAPNRNMGGTDIDGTGTENVFGGSEHGSSQLDEGKGGNGKVPVLTVAWMTLVMAAATGLGAVPFFFVELDPQWAGICNGMAAGVMLAASFDLVQEGQLHGSGNWVVVGILSGGIFIWLCKKFLEQYGEVSMLDIKGADASKVILVIGIMTLHSFGEGSGVGVSFAGSKGFSQGLLVTLAIAVHNIPEGLAVSMVLASRGVSPQNAMLWSVITSLPQPIVAVPSFICADSFSKFLPYCTGFAAGCMIWMVIAEVLPDGFKEASPSQVASAATLSVAFMEALGAVLENFSHGYSSEDASGFFVSLLFGLGPLLGGVILIAFALALSLQHAFLMGVASGIAFVLASWRPLQLLLSLKMGFLPLLLLLVMGSSFFHISTSSVLKIASRKKTSVNNLSAASGFSISALTLQSFLACGAVALHALTEGLALGVAAPKAYGLGRHMVLPVSLHGLPRGAAVASCIFGATDSWRAALAAAALTGFAGPVSAIGAILAGIDYSGLDYWMVFACGVLLPSFVSILRRAFRLDCRKSSYGLMMGLGLASLCLTFTRLVCIHTHYCNSAPEAVK; the protein is encoded by the exons ATGGCCTTGAGGTTCAGAAATGTCCTGTTATTTTCAGTTGTTTTTCTTGTGATGTACACTTGCATCGTAGCAGAGCCTGAAATGGAACACAAAGGAAGAATAAGGACTGCCCCTAATAGGAATATGGGTGGTACTGATATAGATGGAACTGGTACAGAGAATGTCTTTGGGGGTTCAGAGCATGGTTCTAGTCAGTTGGATGAGGGGAAAGGTGGGAATGGTAAAGTTCCAGTCCTCACAGTTGCATGGATGACTCTGGTGATGGCTGCTGCTACTGGGCTAGGTGCAGTGCCGTTCTTCTTCGTGGAGCTTGATCCACAATGGGCTGGAATATGCAACGGAATGGCTGCTGGGGTGATGTTAGCTGCAAGCTTTGACCTTGTGCAGGAAGGGCAGCTCCATGGTAGTGGTAATTGGGTTGTGGTTGGGATTCTTTCAGGTGGCATATTCATTTGGCTTTGTAAGAAG TTTCTTGAACAATATGGGGAAGTAAGCATGTTGGACATAAAAGGCGCAGATGCCAGTAAAGTCATTCTTGTTATCGGTATAATGACGCTTCATTCTTTTGGAGAGGGATCTGGTGTTGGAGTCTCTTTTGCTGGTTCCAAAGGATTTTCTCAAGGTCTGTTGGTAACCTTGGCTATCGCTGTTCACAACATCCCAGAAGGATTAGCTGTGAGCATGGTTCTTGCATCAAGGGGGGTTTCTCCTCAGAATGCCATGTTGTGGAGTGTGATTACATCATTACCCCAG CCCATTGTTGCTGTTCCCTCCTTCATATGTGCTGATTCATTCAGCAAGTTCCTGCCTTACTGTACGGGCTTTGCTGCTGGATGTATGATATGGATGGTTATAGCAGAGGTCCTCCCTGATGGGTTCAAG GAAGCTTCTCCTTCCCAAGTTGCTTCAGCAGCTACCCTTTCTGTTGCATTTATGGAAGCCCTTGGCGCCGTACTCGAGAATTTTAGCCATGGCTACAG CTCGGAGGATGCTTCTGGCTTCTTTGTTTCACTACTTTTTGGTCTTGGGCCGTTGCTTGGTGGTGTCATTCTTATTGCTTTTGCTCTTGCCTTGAGTCTACAGCACGCTTTCCTCATGGGTGTGGCTTCTGGAATTGCCTTTGTACTTGCTTCCTGGAGACCACTACAGCTACTTCTCTCTTTGAAAATGGGTTTCCTTCCCTTATTGTTGCTGCTTGTGATGGGTTCTTCATTCTTCCACATATCAACTTCCAGCGTGTTGAAGATTGCAAGCCGCAAAAAGACTTCAGTGAACAACTTGTCAGCTGCATCAGGGTTCTCTATAAGTGCCCTGACCCTACAATCATTCTTGGCATGTGGGGCTGTTGCCTTGCATGCTTTGACTGAGGGGCTTGCACTTGGAGTTGCTGCACCAAAAGCCTATGGGCTTGGCCGGCACATGGTCCTTCCAGTGTCTCTGCATGGGCTACCTCGGGGTGCTGCCGTTGCTAGCTGCATCTTTGGGGCTACTGATAGCTGGCGAGCCGCTTTAGCAGCGGCTGCCCTGACTGGCTTTGCAGGGCCAGTGTCTGCAATTGGAGCAATACTTGCAGGTATTGACTACAGTGGGCTTGATTATTGGATGGTCTTTGCATGTGGAGTATTACTCCCAAGTTTTGTAAGCATTTTGCGGCGTGCATTTAGGTTAGATTGTCGAAAGAGCAGTTATGGGCTAATGATGGGATTGGGTCTTGCCAGTTTGTGTTTAACATTCACTCGGTTGGTTTGCATACATACCCATTACTGCAACTCTGCCCCGGAGGCTGTCAAATAA
- the LOC122085618 gene encoding hydroxyacylglutathione hydrolase cytoplasmic isoform X1, whose product MKILHIPCLGDNYAYLIIDESSKEAAAVDPVEPEKVLGVANENGVDLKMVLTTHHHWDHAGGNERMKQLVPGIKVYGGSIDNVKGCTDKLENGDKLTLGADVNILSLHTPCHTNGHISYYVTCKEEDPAVFTGDTLFIAGCGRFFEGTAEQMYQSLCVTLGSLPKPTRVYCGHEYTLKNLQFALTVEPENAKTAQKLSWAQNQQKGNLPTIPSTIEEELETNPFMRVDLPELRTRVGCHSSVETIQEIRRRKDHWRG is encoded by the exons ATGAAAATCCTTCACATTCCTTGCCTTGGAGACAACTACGCATACCT AATCATCGATGAATCCTCCAAAGAAGCTGCTGCTGTCGATCCCGTCGAGCCAGAAAAGGTTCTTGGAGTAGCCAATGAGAATGGGGTTGATCTAAAGATGGTTCTCACCACTCATCATCACTG GGATCATGCTGGTGGAAATGAGAGAATGAAGCAGTTGGTGCCTGgaatcaaggtttatggtggTTCAATAGACAATGTCAAGGGGTGTACTGATAAACTGGAAAATGGTGATAAGCTGACACTAGGAGCTGATGTCAATATTTTGTCACTCCATACACCTTG CCACACCAATGGTCATATAAGTTATTACGTGACATGCAAAGAAGAGGACCCAGCTGTGTTTACTGGGGACACATTG TTCATCGCTGGTTGTGGGAGATTTTTTGAAGGCACTGCAGAACAAATGTATCAATCACTTTGTGTCACATTGGGTTCATTACCAAAGCCAACCCGGGTTTATTGTGGCCATGAG taCACACTGAAAAATCTGCAGTTTGCCTTGACGGTTGAACCAGAGAATGCAAAGACAGCGCAGAAGCTATCATGGGCTCAGAATCAGCAAAAGGGAAATCTCCCCACTATACCTTCAACAATTGAGGAAGAGTTGGAGACCAATCCTTTTATGCGTGTTGATCTACCAGAGCTGCGG aCTAGAGTTGGTTGCCACTCTTCTGTTGAAACCATTCAGGAAATAAGGCGTCGCAAAGACCATTGGAGGGGCTGA
- the LOC122085618 gene encoding hydroxyacylglutathione hydrolase cytoplasmic isoform X2 — translation MKILHIPCLGDNYAYLIIDESSKEAAAVDPVEPEKVLGVANENGVDLKMVLTTHHHWDHAGGNERMKQLVPGIKVYGGSIDNVKGCTDKLENGDKLTLGADVNILSLHTPCHTNGHISYYVTCKEEDPAVFTGDTLFIAGCGRFFEGTAEQMYQSLCVTLGSLPKPTRVYCGHEYTLKNLQFALTVEPENAKTAQKLSWAQNQQKGNLPTIPSTIEEELETNPFMRVDLPELRVLSKSAFLPKA, via the exons ATGAAAATCCTTCACATTCCTTGCCTTGGAGACAACTACGCATACCT AATCATCGATGAATCCTCCAAAGAAGCTGCTGCTGTCGATCCCGTCGAGCCAGAAAAGGTTCTTGGAGTAGCCAATGAGAATGGGGTTGATCTAAAGATGGTTCTCACCACTCATCATCACTG GGATCATGCTGGTGGAAATGAGAGAATGAAGCAGTTGGTGCCTGgaatcaaggtttatggtggTTCAATAGACAATGTCAAGGGGTGTACTGATAAACTGGAAAATGGTGATAAGCTGACACTAGGAGCTGATGTCAATATTTTGTCACTCCATACACCTTG CCACACCAATGGTCATATAAGTTATTACGTGACATGCAAAGAAGAGGACCCAGCTGTGTTTACTGGGGACACATTG TTCATCGCTGGTTGTGGGAGATTTTTTGAAGGCACTGCAGAACAAATGTATCAATCACTTTGTGTCACATTGGGTTCATTACCAAAGCCAACCCGGGTTTATTGTGGCCATGAG taCACACTGAAAAATCTGCAGTTTGCCTTGACGGTTGAACCAGAGAATGCAAAGACAGCGCAGAAGCTATCATGGGCTCAGAATCAGCAAAAGGGAAATCTCCCCACTATACCTTCAACAATTGAGGAAGAGTTGGAGACCAATCCTTTTATGCGTGTTGATCTACCAGAGCTGCGGGTACTTTCCAAAAGTGCCTTCCTTCCCAAAGCATA a
- the LOC122085617 gene encoding KH domain-containing protein At2g38610-like isoform X2, giving the protein MEILPICSRLLNLEIGKVSAMIRDSSQHGSPRPMTSSNLMPNVIGTDLNIRNDLQHQGLGGLQGMSRSWRGVPVSPNIHIVTKYVSVEIPLDRYPNYNLVGWLLGNDCSALKQLEAFTGCRLHLRGRGSIRNPWEEERLRRLPGCEHLNDPFHVLVEAEFPINVVDSRLRRAVEIVQDRLRPPVNAAAGSGRGRGRGRGQGRGQGQGQGQGQGPGRMRGQE; this is encoded by the exons ATGGAGATTCTTCCAATATGTAGCCGACTTCTGAATCTAG AGATTGGCAAGGTCTCTGCTATGATCCGTGACAGTTCGCAGCATGGAAGCCCAAGGCCCATGACTTCTTCAAACCTCATGCCAAATGTCATAGGAACAGATTTAAATATCAGGAATGACCTCCAGCATCAG GGATTAGGTGGGCTGCAGGGGATGTCAAGGAGCTGGCGAGGGGTACCAGTAAGCCCCAATATTCATATTGTGACGAAGTATGTGAGCGTGGAAATTCCACTAGATAGATATCCAAAT TACAATTTGGTTGGGTGGCTTCTGGGCAACGATTGCTCTGCATTAAAACAGTTGGAAGCTTTTACAGGCTGCCGTTTGCATCTTAGAGGAAGAGGTTCAATAAGGAATCCATGGGAG GAGGAGCGTCTAAGGAGATTACCCGGCTGTGAACACCTGAATGATCCATTCCACGTCTTGGTTGAGGCTGAGTTTCCTATCAATGTTGTCGATTCAAGGCTGAGACGTGCAGTAGAGATTGTCCAAGACCGGCTTAGACCTCCTGTG AATGCAGCTGCGGGATCTGGGCGAGGGCGAGGGCGAGGGCGAGGACAAGGGCgagggcaggggcaggggcaggggcaggggcaaGGGCCAGGGCGAATGCGAGGGCAAGAGTGA
- the LOC122085617 gene encoding KH domain-containing protein At2g38610-like isoform X1 has protein sequence MSGSSYTQNSPTASIVPPQIRNTVDMSQYLAELLEEQQSLQPFMEILPICSRLLNLEIGKVSAMIRDSSQHGSPRPMTSSNLMPNVIGTDLNIRNDLQHQGLGGLQGMSRSWRGVPVSPNIHIVTKYVSVEIPLDRYPNYNLVGWLLGNDCSALKQLEAFTGCRLHLRGRGSIRNPWEEERLRRLPGCEHLNDPFHVLVEAEFPINVVDSRLRRAVEIVQDRLRPPVNAAAGSGRGRGRGRGQGRGQGQGQGQGQGPGRMRGQE, from the exons ATGTCCGGTTCGTCGTATACTCAGAATTCACCAACTGCAAGCATTGTTCCCCCGCAGATAAGGAACACGGTGGACATGAG TCAGTACTTGGCAGAGCTGCTAGAAGAGCAGCAGAGTCTTCAACCTTTCATGGAGATTCTTCCAATATGTAGCCGACTTCTGAATCTAG AGATTGGCAAGGTCTCTGCTATGATCCGTGACAGTTCGCAGCATGGAAGCCCAAGGCCCATGACTTCTTCAAACCTCATGCCAAATGTCATAGGAACAGATTTAAATATCAGGAATGACCTCCAGCATCAG GGATTAGGTGGGCTGCAGGGGATGTCAAGGAGCTGGCGAGGGGTACCAGTAAGCCCCAATATTCATATTGTGACGAAGTATGTGAGCGTGGAAATTCCACTAGATAGATATCCAAAT TACAATTTGGTTGGGTGGCTTCTGGGCAACGATTGCTCTGCATTAAAACAGTTGGAAGCTTTTACAGGCTGCCGTTTGCATCTTAGAGGAAGAGGTTCAATAAGGAATCCATGGGAG GAGGAGCGTCTAAGGAGATTACCCGGCTGTGAACACCTGAATGATCCATTCCACGTCTTGGTTGAGGCTGAGTTTCCTATCAATGTTGTCGATTCAAGGCTGAGACGTGCAGTAGAGATTGTCCAAGACCGGCTTAGACCTCCTGTG AATGCAGCTGCGGGATCTGGGCGAGGGCGAGGGCGAGGGCGAGGACAAGGGCgagggcaggggcaggggcaggggcaggggcaaGGGCCAGGGCGAATGCGAGGGCAAGAGTGA